Genomic DNA from bacterium:
CGGCGCGGCGCGCGCAAGACGGCCGCCGCGCGGGTCGCGCCGACCGAGTGGACGACCCGCTGACCCCCGCGTCCGGGGCGATTCGAACGGAGGGGCGGGACATCCCGCCCCTCCGCTTTTCCGGGGCGCAACGACGGCGCGGCGCGCGCCTCCCCCCGTCGTCCATTCCGGGTTAGAGTCTCCGCGATGAACGACTCACTGTCCGCGGCCCTGTCGATCACGCTCCTCGGCGCGGGGATCGTCTTCGCCGCGATTCTCTTTTTCGTCGGGCTGATGGCCGCGCTGACGCGGCTGCTGCCGGTCCGGCCCGGCGCCGGCGCCGAGGCCGAGCCGGACGCCGCGGCGACGACCGAACTGGACGAGGAGGCGGAGGACGCCGCGCTGCGGACCGCCGCGGCCGCCGCCGTCGCCGCCGCGCTGGCGCTCCGCCGCCGCGCGGGCGCGCCCGCCGCGCCGCGCGAGTCGCTCTGGCGCCGCGCCGCGCGCCTTTCGGGCGTCCGTTGAGATCGAGGGAACGATGACCTTCCGTTGCCGAGTCCGCGTGGACGGCCGCGAGTTCGACGCGGCGATCGAAGACCTCGACGAGCGTCCGGTGCGCGTCGATGTCGAAGGACGCATGGTCGAGGTGTGGCCGGAGGAAGCGTCCGCGCCGCGACGCGCGACGTCGTCCGCGCCGCGCCCCGCCCGCGACGAGGCGCCCGCCGCGC
This window encodes:
- a CDS encoding OadG family protein, with the translated sequence MNDSLSAALSITLLGAGIVFAAILFFVGLMAALTRLLPVRPGAGAEAEPDAAATTELDEEAEDAALRTAAAAAVAAALALRRRAGAPAAPRESLWRRAARLSGVR